A region from the Drosophila mauritiana strain mau12 chromosome 2L, ASM438214v1, whole genome shotgun sequence genome encodes:
- the LOC117150335 gene encoding conserved oligomeric Golgi complex subunit 3 yields the protein MDDVERIQSENENLRKIRNRLMQWESKTDPLAALSVQQEEHLDVLTNLWRDSGPSAPAPATPSQADPTDSKAAASSQSGDDIKLPAEGLQNTNEFLLWFADVSAEIEQRGDADYHKYLQQLEQRKAECSHMLDQIAGAMERLGALCDEYDFVSQKTSALNTASEQLIEEQERLQELSHEIQRRLHYFSQVELLNQRLQSPTLSVASEAFRECLNKIDECLNYIEENPKFKDAAAYNVKYRQCLAKASGLVRNYVTSVINQATEATLHPKNNVPDAAAALKAPDAAFALYYGKYQTAAAKVKRVAQLIESRSEHSLDYAQLMTDLQQHYLAQRASVMSPAVNLSIQNVKVAHKGDHCSLTRSACAFLVHVCQDEQRLFYQFFSTGAPHLTVYLEGLCTILYDTMRPFIIHINHLETLAEICSILRIEMLEEHVQQNPVALEAFATIAHQLLQDVQERLVFRAHLYLQSDIQNFNPSSGDLAYPEKLEMMESIALSLQEPAPLRRSDSRNSMISSVSSAVETESVATAYTVKQMNSPADLHGMWYPTVRRTLVCLSRLYRCVDRPIFQGLSQEALKLCIQSVSHAAGKISANKTAIDGELFEIKHLLILREQIAPFRVDFTVKETSLDFSKVKTAAFGLLQKRKQLFSMGSNNALLEFLLEGTPQIKEHLLDSRKEVDRQLKSVCERYIKDAVHMLVGPLITFLDKAQSLLAQSTPATPQSPESTKASYVLRQSPWASPQQISSIIQETQRLIKAKLAVLQRSMQLYLSNRDTEFIIFRPIRNNIIQSFVKLEQLLTTNGYSTDDMIITSCPSAEQVSILLSSASILAAEGVASFAAAARKISTSSSVDGSTVGRKLSTMSNKSELVEQPKAEEVAGQMEVVPAEVPPPAKIEEEQVAETQTQANSE from the exons ATGGATGACGTCGAACGAATTCAGAGCGAGAATGAGAATTTGCGCAAGATTCGTAATCGCCTGATGCAATGGGAGTCCAAAACGGACCCGCTGGCGGCTCTGAGTGTCCAGCAAGAGGAGCACCTGGACGTCCTGACCAATCTGTGGCGCGACAGCGGACCATCG GCACCGGCACCGGCTACGCCCAGCCAGGCGGATCCTACCGATTCAAAAGCAGCTGCTTCTTCGCAAAGCGGTGATGACATCAAACTACCTGCGGAGGGACTCCAGAACACCAATGAGTTTCTGCTCTGGTTCGCGGACGTCAGCGCCGAGATCGAGCAACGTGGCGATGCCGACTACCACAAATACctgcagcagctggagcagcgCAAAGCGGAGTGCTCCCATATGCTGGACCAGATCGCTGGGGCCATGGAGCGCCTGGGCGCTCTCTGCGATGAGTACGACTTTGTGTCGCAAAAGACCAGCGCTCTGAACACGGCCAGCGAGCAGTTGATCGAGGAGCAGGAGCGACTGCAGGAGCTGAGTCACGAGATTCAACGCCGTCTGCACTATTTTAGCCAAGTGGAGTTGCTCAACCAGCGACTTCAGAGCCCCACGCTTTCGGTGGCTAGCGAAGCGTTCCGGGAGTGCCTCAACAAGATCGACGAATGCCTAAACTACATCGAGGAGAAT CCAAAATTCAAGGACGCGGCCGCCTACAATGTGAAGTACAGGCAGTGCCTGGCCAAAGCCTCGGGTCTGGTGCGTAACTATGTGACGAGCGTGATAAACCAGGCCACCGAGGCCACGCTCCATCCCAAGAACAATGTGCCGGATGCCGCCGCTGCTCTCAAGGCACCAGATGCCGCATTCGCTCTGTACTACGGCAAATATCAAACGGCCGCGGCAAAGGTGAAGCGGGTCGCCCAGTTGATTGAGTCTCGGTCGGAGCACAGCCTCGACTACGCCCAACTGATGACGGACCTTCAACAGCACTACTTGGCGCAAAGAGCCAGTGTTATGTCGCCGGCGGTGAATCTGTCCatacaaaacgttaaggtggCCCATAAAGGGGATCACTGCTCTCTCACCCGAAGCGCCTGCGCCTTTTTGGTGCATGTTTGCCAGGACGAACAGCGTTTGTTCTACCAGTTCTTCAGCACGGGAGCGCCACACCTGAC GGTTTATCTGGAGGGTCTGTGCACCATTCTCTATGACACCATGCGACCCTTTATTATACATATTAATCACTTGGAAACGCTGGCGGAGATCTGCTCCATTCTAAGGATTGAAATGCTGGAGGAGCATGTCCAACAGAACC CTGTTGCACTGGAGGCCTTTGCCACCATCGCGCACCAATTGCTGCAAGATGTGCAGGAGCGTTTAGTCTTCCGAGCGCATCTATACCTGCAGTCGGACATTCAGAACTTTAATCCCTCATCGGGAGATTTGGCCTACCCCGAGAAGTTGGAAATGATGGAG AGCATTGCCCTGTCCCTTCAAGAACCTGCCCCTTTGCGCCGCTCCGATTCACGCAACTCCATGATTTCAAGTGTTTCAAGTGCTGTGGAGACGGAAAGCGTGGCCACTGCCTACACGGTGAAGCAAATGA ATTCCCCGGCCGATCTGCATGGCATGTGGTACCCCACAGTCCGTCGGACACTGGTGTGTCTCTCGAGGCTTTACCGCTGCGTGGATCGACCCATTTTCCAAGGCCTTTCTCAGGAAGCGCTCAAGCTGTGCATCCAGAGTGTTTCTCATGCGGCTGGCAAGATATCAGCCAATAAGACGGCAATTGACGGCGAGCTCTTCGAAATCAAGCATCTCCTAATTCTGCGGGAACAGATTGCACCGTTTCGTGTGGACTTTACGGTGAAGGAAACTTCGCTGGATTTCAGCAAGGTGAAGACGGCAGCCTTTGGATTGCTGCAGAAgcgcaaacagctcttttcgaTGGGCAGCAATAATGCACTGTTGGAATTCCTTCTGGAGGGCACGCCGCAGATCAAGGAGCATTTGCTCGACTCTCGCAAGGAAGTGGACCGTCAGCTCAAGTCGGTGTGCGAGAGGTACATCAAGGATGCAGTTCACATGCTGGTCGGCCCTCTCATCACATTCCTGGATAAGGCGCAGAGTCTGTTGGCGCAATCCACTCCAGCCACACCCCAATCGCCGGAGTCGACAAAAGCCAGCTACGTTCTGAGGCAAAGTCCATGGGCCAGTCCGCAGCAGATCAGCAGTATAATCCAGGAGACACAGCGCCTGATCAAAGCCAAGCTGGCCGTGTTGCAGCGTTCCATGCAGCTATATCTAAGCAATCGTGATACAGAGTTCATCATCTTCAGACCGATCCGA AACAACATCATTCAATCGTTTGTGAAGCTGGAACAATTGCTGACCACAAATGGTTACTCCACAGATGATATGATCATCACGAGTTGTCCGTCAGCGGAGCAAGTTTCCATACTTTTATCCAGTGCCAGTATTTTGGCCGCCGAGGGAGTCGCCAGctttgcagcagcagcccgcAAAATAAGCACGTCGTCGTCAGTGGATGGTTCCACGGTTGGCAGAAAGTTAAGCACGATGTCCAACAAATCTGAACTTGTGGAGCAGCCGAAAGCTGAAGAAGTCGCTGGCCAGATGGAAGTGGTGCCCGCGGAAGTACCACCTCCTGCCAAGATCGAGGAGGAGCAAGTGGCGGAAACGCAAACGCAGGCCAATTCCGAATAA
- the LOC117150227 gene encoding sorting nexin-2 produces the protein MEVESPEHTRDFAEVDINNGAASGSEDEEEEVPAPGSVTLDRNESDLFVSALSPSSIGDIHPLQEVLTDDGDYFISIVVSDPQKIGDGMGSYLAYKVTTKTNIPKFKRSEFSTLRRFSDFLGIHDLLVGKYMRLGRIIPPAPSKNIIGSTKVKISPQQSEPGTPMTQEWVEIRRAALERFVHRTAQHPVLRVDLDFMNFLESDQELPRSVNTSALSGAGVIRLFNKVGETVNKITYKMDENDPWFDDKITEVESLDANLQKLHNAMKSLVTSRRELSLLTGLVAKSAAMLSTCEEHTGLSRALSNLADVEEKIELLRSEQANSDFFILAEFIKDYLGLFGAIKCIFHERVKAFQNWQYAQMQLSKRRENRGRFELANRADKLDQAQQEVDEWQGKVQRCQQQFDDISAEIKREMERFELTRVKDFKVNIIKYIEDQMAHQQQIVSYWEAFAPFAREIV, from the exons ATGGAGGTGGAAAGCCCGGAACACACGCGCGACTTCGCCGAGGTGGACATCAACAACGGTGCGGCCTCAGGATCGGaagacgaggaggaggaggtgccAGCGCCGGGCAGCGTAACTCTGGATCGCAACGAAAGTGATCTTTTCGTGTCGGCCTTGAGTCCCAGCAGCATCGGGGATATACAC CCGCTGCAAGAGGTACTCACCGACGACGGCGACTACTTCATCAGCATCGTGGTCTCGGATCCACAGAAAATCGGCGATGGCATGGGCTCCTATTTGGCCTACAA GGTAACGACCAAAACGAACATTCCCAAATTCAAGCGCAGCGAGTTCAGCACTCTGCGACGCTTCAGCGATTTCCTGGGCATCCATGATCTGCTGGTGGGCAAGTACATGCGGCTGGGCCGCATCATACCGCCGGCGCCCTCCAAGAACATCATAGGCAGCACCAAGGTGAAGATTAGCCCGCAGCAGAGCGAGCCGGGCACGCCCATGACCCAGGAGTGGGTGGAGATCCGTCGTGCGGCCCTCGAGCGATTCGTCCACCGTACCGCCCAGCATCCCGTGCTGCGCGTCGATCTGGACTTCATGAACTTCCTGGAGAGCGACCAGGAGCTGCCGCGTTCTGTGAATACCTCTGCGCTCAGTGGAGCCGGCGTGATCCGCCTGTTTAACAAAGTGGGCGAGACTGTGAACAAGATTACCTACAAAATGGACGAGAACGATCCGTGGTTCGACGACAAGATCACGGAGGTGGAGAGCCTGGACGCCAATCTACAGAAGCTGCACAATGCTATGAAATCGCTGGTCACGTCGCGTCGTGAGCTGTCGCTGCTCACCGGTTTGGTGGCCAAGTCGGCGGCCATGCTGAGCACTTGCGAGGAGCATACTGGACTCTCCAGGGCGCTGTCCAACCTAGCGGACGTGGAGGAGAAGATAGAGCTACTACGCTCCGAGCAGGCCAACTCTGACTTCTTCATTCTGGCAGAGTTTATCAAGGATTACTTGGGCCTGTTCGGCGCCATCAAGTGCATTTTCCATGAGCGCGTCAAGGCTTTTCAGAACTGGCAGTACGCACAAATGCAGTTGTCCAAGCGGCGGGAGAACCGTGGACGCTTCGAGCTGGCCAACAGGGCGGACAAGCTGGATCAGGCCCAGCAGGAAGTGGACGAG TGGCAGGGCAAGGTTCAGCGCTGTCAGCAACAGTTCGACGACATTTCGGCGGAAATTAAGCGTGAGATGGAGCGTTTCGAATTGACCAGAGTTAAAGACTTTAAAGTAAACATTATCAAGTATATAGAAGACCAAATGGCGCATCAGCAACAG ATCGTCAGCTATTGGGAGGCCTTTGCTCCGTTTGCCCGCGAAATCGTTTAA
- the LOC117150342 gene encoding AN1-type zinc finger protein 2A, whose product MEFPHLGQHCSEATCNRLDFLPVKCDSCDKVFCASHYSYDRHSCPGAYRKNVQVPVCPLCREPVPTPPGVEPDVTVGQHIDQQCKSESKKIYTNRCNAKGCKRKELIPVTCSQCRLNFCLRHRHTSDHDCKPMPASSTSSVTGGWQSIFKTSSDSRSMAAQAAERRRQSKPASSSISNTNSRPRPVQATQVQNIQGNMSEDEALARALALSIMEQDDAAESNRQAPAPSNAQQVAVGGGGNQQGNAKDKCLLS is encoded by the exons ATGGAATTTCCACACTTGGGACAGCACTGCAGTGAGGCAACGTGCAACAGATTGG ATTTTCTGCCCGTCAAGTGCGACTCGTGCGACAAGGTCTTCTGCGCCTCGCACTACAGCTACGACCGCCACAGCTGTCCAGGAGCCTACAGGAAGAACGTTCAGGTGCCCGTCTGCCCACTGTGTCGGGAGCCCGTGCCAACGCCACCCGGAGTAGAGCCCGATGTCACTGTGGGCCAGCACATTGACCAGCAGTGCAAGTCGGAGAGCAAGAAGATCTACACTAATCGCTGCAATGCCAAGGGCTGCAAACGAAAGGAGCTCATCCCGGTGACCTGCTCGCAGTGTCGCTTGAACTTTTGCCTGCGGCATCGCCACACCAGCGACCACGACTGCAAGCCTATGCCAGCGTCTTCGACATCGTCCGTCACTGGGGGATGGCAGTCCATATTCAAGACCTCCTCGGACTCACGATCCATGGCTGCCCAGGCGGCCGAAAGACGCAGGCAAAGCAAGCCCGCGAGCAGTAGCATCAGCAATACCAATTCCAGACCTCGACCTGTGCAGGCCACACAAGTACAAAACATACAGGGCAATATG AGCGAAGACGAGGCCCTCGCACGAGCCCTAGCCTTATCCATTATGGAGCAGGATGACGCGGCGGAAAGCAACCGCCAAGCTCCGGCACCAAGCAACGCCCAGCAGGTGGCTGTGGGCGGTGGTGGCAATCAGCAGGGAAATGCCAAGGACAAGTGCCTGCTGTCCTAG